CCTCCTGCACGACGAGCAGGCCGGGGTGTTGCGAGGCGCCGCCGCCTCCGCCACCCACCGCGACTTCTTCCGCGGTGTGGTGATTGCGCTGGATGACGCCGGCAGCGTCGCCGCGCGCGTGGCCCGTGAGCGCCGGCCCGTCGCCATTCCGGACCTGTCGAAGGTCGAGGGCATGGAGAAGCGTGAGCTCGTCCGCCGCTTCGAGGAGAAGGCGCTGCTGGCCCTGCCGCTCACCTCGCGCGAGGAGCTCATCGGCGTGGTGCTGCTGGACGACACCCGCCAGCCGCGCAGCTTCGACACCGCCTTCGTCGAGCTGGCCGAGGCCACCTGTGGGCAGATCGCCCTGGCCATCGCCAATGCCCGGCTCTACGAGTCGCTCTGGGCCTCGTACGCGGAGCTGGCCGCCGCGCGCGCGGAGATGGTGCAGCGCGAGCGCTTCGCCGCGCTCGGTGAGCTGTCCGCCATCGTGGCCCACGAGGTGCGCAACCCGCTGGGCGTCATCTTCAACGCCGTGGCCTCGCTGCGCCGCCTGCTCAAGGCCGAGGGCGACGCGGCCATGCTGCTGGACATCCTCGCGGAGGAGAGCGACCGGCTCAACCGCATGGTGGGAGACCTGTTGGACTTCACCCGCCCGCGAGAGACGATCCTGCAGCCCGAGGACGTGCCCCGGGTGCTGCAGGACGCGCTGGACTTCGCGCAGCAGAGCGCTTCCAACCGTGTCACCCTCGCCGTGGACGTGGCGGAGGACGTGCCCCGCGTGCCGATGGACCGGCGGCTCATCCGCCAGGCCCTCGTCAACGTGCTGGTCAACGCCATCCAGGCCATGCCGCAGGGCGGGGTGGTGCAGGTGCGCGCCCGCCGCGAGGCCCACGGCAACAAGGACGTGCTGCGCATCGACGTGGCGGACCAGGGCTGTGGCATCCCCACCGAGCTGGTACACCGCGTCTTCGAGCCCTTCTTCACCACCAAGGCCCAGGGCACGGGGCTGGGGCTCGCCGTGGTCAAGCGCAACGTCGAGGTGCACCACGGCGAGCTGGCTCTGGAGAGCACGCCGGGCCGTGGCACCACTTTCACCTTCCGTCTTCCCCTCAGCCAGCCGACGAGTCCGCCGTGAACGACGCATCGAAGCCCCTGCCGCGTGGTTGCATCCTGGTCGTGGACGACCAGCGCAACATGCGAGCCACCACCGCGCTCCTCCTGCGCTCCGAGGGCTACTCCGTCCTCGAGGCCGCCACGGGGGAGGAGGCACTCGCCACCCTGTCCAACGGTGGGGTGGACCTGATGCTGACGGACCTGAAGATGGAGCCCATGGACGGGCTCACCCTGCTGAAGAAGGCGCTGGAGGTGGCTCCGCGTCTTCAGGTCATCATGATGACGGCCTTCGGCTCCATCGAGAGCGCGGTGGAGGCCATGCGGCAGGGGGCGTTCGACTACGTCACCAAGCCCTTCAAGGAGGGCGAGCTGCGCTACCGGGTGGAGCGCGCGCTGGAGCGGGCCCGGATGCAGACGACGTTGGATCTGCTCACCGGCGAGTTCAACGAGCGCCACGGCCTGAGCGCGCTGGTGGGCCGCAGCGCGGCGATGCGCGAGCTGACGTCGCGTCTGACGCGCGTGGCGCAGAGCGACGCCACGGTGCTGGTGCAGGGCGAGAGCGGTACGGGCAAGGAGCTCGTCGCCCGCGCGGTGCACGCGCACAGCCGGCGCAAGGACAAGCCCTTCGTGCCGGTCAACTGCGCCGCCATCTCCGAGATGCTGCTGGAGAGCGAGCTGTTCGGCCACGCCAAGGGGGCCTTCACGGGCGCGGTGCGGGCGCGGCGCGGCCTCGTGGAGGAGGCGGATGGCGGCACCCTCTTCATCGACGAGGTGACGGAGACGACGCCGGCCTTCCAGTCCAAGCTGCTGCGCACGCTGCAGGAGGGCGAGGTGCGGCGCGTGGGCGAGTCCACCTCCGTGAAGGTGGACGTGCGGATCGTCGCCGCCACCAACCGGGACATCGAGCTGGAGGTGCGCGAGAAGCGCTTCCGGCAGGACCTGTATTACCGGCTCAACGTGGTGACGCTGCGGGTGCCGCCCCTGCGCGAGCGCCTGGAGGACGTGCCGGAGCTGGCCGAGCACTTCCTCAAGCGGGCCAACGCGCGCAGCCCCAACCCCAAGCGGCTGTCGGAGGCGGCGGTGGGGCACCTGATGGGCTACAGCTTCCCGGGCAACGTGCGCGAGCTGGAGAACCTGGTGGAGCAGGCGGCGGCGCTGGCCGAGGGCGTGGAGCTGCTGCCCGAGGACTTCCCGCTGCGCCCCAACACGCGCGTGGAGGCCAGTGGCCCGATGGGGAGCCCGGTGGGGATGTCCTCGCTGGACACCAGCATGCGGATGCCCACGCTGGCCGAGGCGGTGGAGGAGGCCGAGCGGCGGGCCATTGCCCAGGCCCTGGAGAAGCACGGGGTGGACCTGGGCCGCGTGGCCGAGGAGCTGTCCGTCTCCTCCACCACGCTGTGGCGCAAGATGAAGCGCCTCAACCTGCGTCCGTCCGGGGCGGATCATCGCGACTGAATCCGCTCGGGAATTGTGCGCCAGGGCACACCCCGCCAGGAATGAAATGCCCCTTCACTCCTGAAAAGCGGAAGCGCTTGAGATGATTGCGGATTTTCACATCTGCAAAGGGATTGCAGGGATGCAATGCACGGGGAGGGGCCGCGGAGGCCTCTTGGATTGCTAAGTGCCTGAAGTTACTGGACTCTGAGATTCCAGAAGCGCTGGCACGGTGAGTGCTAAAGCATGGACCCGGAGCACGTCGACGTGGCGCTGAAGAGGTTCCCCCCCACCCCTTCAGTGTCTCCGATGAGCTTAATTTAGAAGAACCCGCGGCCCGGTCCCCTTCTTGGGGGTACCGGGCCGCCTTCTTTTTGGGCTTTGCGAGAAGCCCGCTTTTCACATCTGCAAAGGCATTTCAGGGCTGCAATGCAGGGCTGCAAGCCGCGGGGGAGGGGAGGGCGAGCCCGAGATGCCAGATGCCCGGAATCACAAGACATTCGAGGCCCGAAAGGGCTGGCACGATGGCTGCTAATGGTTGGACCCAGAGCACGTCGAAGTGAGGCTGAAGAGGTTCCCCCCCACCACTTCAGCACTTCCGGTGAGCTTCCGAGAAGAACCCGCGGCCCGGTCCCCTTTCTTGAGGGTGCCGGGCCGCCTTCTTTTCGGGCCCTGGGCCAGCTCCCGCGCACCGCGCCCTCCCGAGGTGTTTTCACTTCTGCAAGGGGATTTCAGGGCTGCAATGCAGGGCTGCAATGGCGCGGGCGGCACCGTGGGGGCCCATGCGCCAGGTGCCTGGAATCACAGGACATTCGAGGCCGGGAAGGGCTGGCACGGCGAGTGCTAAAGACTGGATACGGAGCACGTCGAAGCGAGGCTGAAGTGGTTCCCCCCCACCCCTTCAGCACCTTCCGGTGAGCTTCTTGAGAAGACCTGCGGCCCGGTTCCCTTCCTGAGGGTGCCGGGCCGCCTTCTTTTCGGGCCCTGGGCCCCGCTCCTTCGCTCCACCACGCCCTCCCGAAGCGTTTTCATTTCTGCAAGGGGATTTCAGAGCTGCAATGCAGGGCTGCAATGGCGCGGGCGGCACCGTGGGGGCCCATGCGCCAGGTACCTGGAATCACAGGACATTCGAGGCCGGGAAGGGCTGGCACGGCGAGTGCTAAAGACTGGATACGGAGCACGTCGAAGCGAGGCTGAAGTGGTTCCCCCCCACCCCTTCAGCACCTTCCGGTGAGCTTCTTGAGAAGACCTGCGGCCCGGTTCCCTTCCTGAGGGTGCCGGGCCGCCTTCTTTTATACGCTCCAGGATTCGCGCCCGGGCGAGCGGCGCGGAGGAGGGGCTTCCGACATGCGCGATGCACACAGCGAGGCGCCGGGGCTGCGGCCGGCGCGGGTGGAGGACCATGCCGACTTCGTCCGGCTCTTCGGGGAGCTGGGCGTGGAGGAGTCACCGCCGCCGCTGGACGTCTGGGTGTCGGACCTCGTGAAGCGAGCCTTCTTCCTGGACGGGACAGCGGGGGCGGGGGCGTACGCGCTCGTCGATGTCCTGGGAGAGACCGGCTACGTGGTGAACCTGGTGGTGGCGCCGGACCAGCGGGGCAGGGGGTTGGGGCGGAAGGTGATGCGGGAGCTCGCCACCTGGTTCCGGGCGAGGGGTTGCCGCGAGTGGATGCTGTATGTGAAGCCGGACAACGAGCCGGCGCTGGCGTTGTACGGCGCGGTGGGGATGAAGGCGGGGCGGCTGGAGACCACGTGGCGCCTGTCGAGGGACCACCTGGAGGCCCTGCCACTGGCGCCAGCGGAGCTCGAGGTGGTGCCGGTGGCCGGGGCCGACCTCGCCCCGCTCACCCAGGCCTTCGGGTTGGTGCCGGGCAAGCTGGCCCGCTTCGCCACGCAGAGCACACACCGGTTGCGGCGCTTGAGGGACCCGGAACACCCGGAGGTGGCGGGGCTGGGGCTGATGGATGTGCGGCCCCAGGCGCGTGTGCTGACGCCCTTTTTCGCGGCGACTCCCGCACACGCCCGAGCGCTCCTGGAAGCGGCCTTCCTCGAGCTCGGGGGCGCGCAGGAGCTGCGCGTGGTGACGGGGGACTCGGAGCTCGGGTCCCTCCTGAGCGATGCGGGAGCGCGGGCCGTGCTGCGGACGCTGGCGATGCGGGGGCCGCTGCCGGACCCGCAATGAAAACGCCCGGGCGGAAGCCGCCCGGGCGTGGGTGAAACCGGAGGAGCGGCGCCTCAGCGGGTGAACAGCGTCCCGGCCTGGGCGATCCACTCGGTGAGGGGGCCGGGCATGATGCCGAGCAGCACCACGGCGACGGTGGAGACCACCAGGGCCACCTCGGTCATCCAGCTGCGCTCGAGGGGGTGAGCGCCCTCGGGCACGGGCCGCATGTACATGTAGACGACCACGCGCAGGTAGTAATAGGCGCCGGCCGCGCTGGAGAGCACCGCGATGATGGTGAGGCCCACGAGGCCCGCGTCCACGGCGGCACGGAAGAGGATGAGCTTTCCGATGAAGCCGATGGTGGGCGGGATGCCGGCGAGCGACAGCATGAAGGCCGCCATGGCGAAGGCCCAACCCGGGCGGCGCTGCGCCAGGCCGCTGAAGCGCTCCAGGTCCCAGGCGGTGCCCTTCTCCTCGTCCTCGCGGCGCTCCAGCAGGGAGACGACGGCGAAGGCGCCCACCGCGGTGAAGGTGTAGGCGAGCAGGTAGTAGAGGATGCCGCGCAGGGCGTCGACACGGGCCACGGCCTCGGGGCTGGCGCCGACCAGCGCGCTGGCACCGAGCAGCTTGAACTCCTGGCCCGGGGCGGAGACGAAGAGGGCCGCCACGCCCAGCAGCAGGTAGCCGGCGTGGGCGATGGAGGAGTAGGCCAGCATGCGCTTCACGTTGCGCTGCGGGATGGCCAGCAGGTTGCC
The sequence above is drawn from the Archangium gephyra genome and encodes:
- a CDS encoding sigma-54-dependent transcriptional regulator, which codes for MDDQRNMRATTALLLRSEGYSVLEAATGEEALATLSNGGVDLMLTDLKMEPMDGLTLLKKALEVAPRLQVIMMTAFGSIESAVEAMRQGAFDYVTKPFKEGELRYRVERALERARMQTTLDLLTGEFNERHGLSALVGRSAAMRELTSRLTRVAQSDATVLVQGESGTGKELVARAVHAHSRRKDKPFVPVNCAAISEMLLESELFGHAKGAFTGAVRARRGLVEEADGGTLFIDEVTETTPAFQSKLLRTLQEGEVRRVGESTSVKVDVRIVAATNRDIELEVREKRFRQDLYYRLNVVTLRVPPLRERLEDVPELAEHFLKRANARSPNPKRLSEAAVGHLMGYSFPGNVRELENLVEQAAALAEGVELLPEDFPLRPNTRVEASGPMGSPVGMSSLDTSMRMPTLAEAVEEAERRAIAQALEKHGVDLGRVAEELSVSSTTLWRKMKRLNLRPSGADHRD
- a CDS encoding GNAT family N-acetyltransferase, with the translated sequence MRDAHSEAPGLRPARVEDHADFVRLFGELGVEESPPPLDVWVSDLVKRAFFLDGTAGAGAYALVDVLGETGYVVNLVVAPDQRGRGLGRKVMRELATWFRARGCREWMLYVKPDNEPALALYGAVGMKAGRLETTWRLSRDHLEALPLAPAELEVVPVAGADLAPLTQAFGLVPGKLARFATQSTHRLRRLRDPEHPEVAGLGLMDVRPQARVLTPFFAATPAHARALLEAAFLELGGAQELRVVTGDSELGSLLSDAGARAVLRTLAMRGPLPDPQ